From the Papaver somniferum cultivar HN1 chromosome 2, ASM357369v1, whole genome shotgun sequence genome, the window taagggaatagtatcctgatgggatcagagacgtaaggagcgcaattgtaccttgaatcagtgtgagattgattagggttcaactacagtccagtacgaagttaattggtagtaggctagtgtctgtagcggcttaatacaatgtggtgttcaaactggactaggtcccggggtttttctgcatttgcggtttcctcgttaacaaaattatggtgtatgtgttatttcttttccgcattatattttgttatataatttaaatatcacaggttgtgcgttagattaatcaattagaatatccaacctttggttgttgatttacattgattgacacttgaacattggtctttggtgccgttcaagtttacttctcttgtattcaatcgggctcgcagatttctatttgttgattgcggattgaattgagagttagagatattgcattctttgatatactttattctagattgagtctgactgtttagttgattccatagaaagtgtattggagtaagtcctttcagattgccaaacgaatttttgggtgtggttgttagaccctcgcattttcatattgagtctgactgtctagttgattcagtagaaagtgtattggagtaattcctctcagattgccaaacgaattgttggatgtggttgttagacccccacattttcacctaggtttggcctcgaccaatagggttgagatatttgcacaaggcgcaaaagacataatttttgcaAATAGGTAAAATCAAGttagaaaattgaattttgtgagctgacacaaaattaaaCAGTTTTCGATAAACTATTTGTACGCTGgcaccaaaaatctctttatcagagagcgGTACAACTTGCGTGTtcctgagtattttcatgcatttcttaatactgacacttcgggaaattcatgttactccgctgcgagtgaacagtaATTgacatgtcataccaatattaagagttcagctggggaacatagcataggaaaatactcgaTCGGTtgtacattagtgaataatgcaagcgggagtttaataaaatttatagaatatttgggattgttgctacatgcaccattctggataaattttatatacatatactgaattgctcaatacatatgtaagtaaagaggcttgGTCGGCTCGACTTCTTTGCAGAACGACGGCGCATTTAATACATGGTTTTACAatcttagccctgaactaaaaaccaccatcaacaactgttcaagttgtttctcataataatcaggctcgcggatttccatctgtttgatttgctaattacattaagaaatagagatataactcttggatatattttccttgattgagtctgactatctagttgattctcttggaattatattagacttagtccatacagatttcctaaaaaaaatattaggtgtggttgttacacccccgctttttaaagtatgactagtttttattaattggtgtaacagatcctaagtaatcaccatgagatggtatgatcgatattttgtaattggtgtgaccgatcatagtaattgatgtgaccgatcacagaatATTGTGTAATCGATACTgataattggtaaccggtcctgataattggtgtaaccgatcctggtaactggtctgaccgatcacaagcaataccatgaaaATAAGGcaatcggtcctggtaattgatgtaaccgatcctggtaactgatgtaaccggtcctggtaacttgtgtgaccgatcacaagtatttccatattgaggtataaccgatcctagtaattggtagaaccgattgaactcatgtatgtgatttgatattgatcaatcacatagtaatcttggaatacaggtgaaccaattctaaacttgtttggaagtgtggtataactgattccaagaatgtaaacccatgcatgtaaatatgaataaggatttacagtgaaaagatgtcaacatactttgaacacgtacaataactcttatcatatattgttcaaagatattccttagtactcaaggagatcatgtaccgaaataaattaagaatcttttaattaaggtttttggttgtaTATACTTTAATtcccagcaattaaatgcatatctttagagaataaaaattagtaatgtgcatttactaattgaagattttccattaagagatttcagaaattttggacaagcatttattggaattaggaaaccgaattttgctattcactGCATATCTTGAGTACATTttgggttttggaaattccttggtgtttataaatacctaagtttgcatttctagcaaactatcctaagagccaggcaaacttcattcttgttgtttctggtggagccgtctattcggagaaaaaagtatcataattaggtgaaatctcttacgacctctatgggatcaagaagctctacgagtaccgttggtgggaaactagataattgcagtgttattagtttccgattgatttgattgactaacagttgttgaaattttgattgcacatagtttgtttattcttgagaatcttctcttctgatatataagattcactcaaactagatcgaagtatcgatgggatctttagaactgtttgtacatcttgtgataatcaattgttaacagactctattctgtgtgtgattgatcacaagagattcaagtggtgttgtgtaggtgtttattgaagattaaagaagatttgaagacgaagaaggttTCTTATTTAGTtatcatatctttgtgtgtggacaaaccttgatcgtctgggatccaactagaatcagatttatttgattgattagttccgcgagatcggcattctcaatatatctctttgagatttattttgagtgagtgcgaatctatacttgactattttggtagttattggTAGATTGATCCaaccaggaaaaggagtttatttgataaaatggaagagcctttgcgtatgactgacgaggtgtcaactcgcaaataatattttctacttctctttacactagcaggtagtataatgaaagcagattcgtcccaagggaggtatgAAGCAAAAGTTGTTATACAAATATTCTCTTAGCAATGATGATTTTGTAattcaaaaattatgaaaatggtaaattgtattcaaatatgagatgaaaTTGATTAAGAAATCATTCTCGACCACGAAATATTAACCAAATCGATATATAGCATGTTCTTCGCTTTAtctcgttactaacaaccctaggataattagtacgctcaactatcccgttattatctcctaagctcaccggatacggaagcgctagactaccagattctacttgccaagtttcctagaagtacgctctctaggtgtgacttaaacaaactctctaagttttgtgagataaggttcctcctagtgatgaactcaaaagcatgaatcacctactagtgtcaatttctacatatgggtacttaacaaagtcgCATCATCAATACCCACATATTGCTACTTGTTTTTAATTCTCTAGACAATTATgggtcgaagaaaatctaaactaTCAATAAGATTGTGGcataactatttaatttcgaacttaagCAATTAACGAACAATCCATAAGAATCATTAGcatggtagaaatcaaacaataattAAACCTGCGAGAAAATGAGCTATTTAATATCAATCATGAGTTAATATTTCGGGCTTTGAAATCACCCTTAATCAAAAATAGTTGAGCTACTCATATTCATATCTTCTCAACAAAGCTTAATAGTTGTTCAAAAGGGAAAAGAAGTTCAGATTTAACCCAGGCAGCAAACAAGTTGCTGATGTGTAGAACAGATGCAGGCGAGCTTCTTCTGGTGAAAGAAAAGGTAGCCTCTGTTGATATTTTAGGGTTCCCTTATATATCCCTTGTTCCTTTCAATTACGAGCCTAACTTTTGTATCTTCGCAACTCCCAAATCCTGTCTTTAATCCTCACCCTTTATTAGTGCAGATGGACGGCTACAACTCCACTTTATAGCTATCTTCTCAGCAAGAAAACAGACCCAAATTCATCTAAGCCAAGCCCTGGGTCACCCACACATGACCACTAAAATCACAACAGCAACACAAGCTGGATAGCAACAGTACTTGCTTTTCTGAATTTTCCATCTTGAAACTCCACCATTTCACCTAGTTCCAGGCCACTCGCTCCATGTTGTATTTGAGCCTGTCTAATTCATTCACACAGACTCTCTTCAACCCTTCTTAATCTTCACGAAAACAACTAACAGGAACCATCATTTCAGTACCCAACTCAACCTGCAAATTGAACTACAACCACCAGAACATAACTTCAGTTCTTCCCTTTGTAGATGTACAAAATCAGTCACAAATCTCAGACCACGGTAATGACTTCTTCCCTGCAGCAATTTCAAATTATAGAACAGACCCATTAAAATGTTCAAGCATTCAGACACACTTCCATTGCAAATTGCAGCTAATTCAAACCACAATTTAGCCCCAAACTCGAGCTGCAAAACCACCGAAGCACAGCCACATCTCCTTGTTCTTGTTGCAGTTGAAGTGGTCTCAAAAACTCATTGCTTCTGCTCATGAAATCAGGCtataacatttggttttcttcctctttttcgGCATCTCAAATCTGTTCAATACCACCATAAATGTGTGCCTAAACCCCCTGTAAACTCCAGCCATCTACCCTGCCAAACAATCCACCAAAATCAGACAGCAAAAGCTTCACTTCCACCCGAGTTTCAGCTCAAAATCTTGCCTGAACACACAGCTGACCCTGCCATTCCTTGTATTTCTTGACTGCTCTAACCACTGTCTTGATTCTACGAAATAAACCCATCGGCCATGGCTAGATCGACTGCAATCTCGACTGATTTATGCCCAGAACTTGACACACACTCTGCCTTTAAACTTGAGCTATAATCTCCTAATAAAACTGAGCCACTGATTAATCCAAATACCCAACAAAATCAGCCACTTCAGTAGCTCAATTTCCTCCCTGTTTCTGGTCTAAAACACCACCAAattctctccattattcgttctTCCTCTCGGATTCAACTACGGCTCTTGACCCATGGTGAACAACCATCAAATTCATAGCTAGGTCGACGGAAAACTTGGCTGAGAGTTTCCGGAGGGAGAAAGGGAATTTGTTGTGAAATGAAAGGGGGAAATGAACTTCACCTGCTTGTACAGATTAGTTTCTCATGAGACCTAAATTCATTTCTTCACAGCGCATATGTGCAGTACGCAGCTGGTGAAATCCACTAACTGTTTAGGgccctttcttttcttcttgccATGTTAAGCCCATAGTATAACCTTCAGACCCAGCAACTCATACAGAGCACCCCTATATTGACCTGAACTCTGAATTCATAGATGTTGCCATTTGGCAGCACCTCCTGGTTCTCTAACAGCTTCATTTTGGATATGGTAGCACCACCAACGTCATGTGGTCTTAATGGTGACATATGAGCTTTAAGCGGGTGCACGGATGAAATCCACTTTGGAGCTTTTTTCCCATTGAATTCTTCCACCACCAGTAGCCGCCTTTTACTTATCAAATCCACttattctcttcaatttctcttcatcaccaaagttgtcatgcttttcagacagaatttgcatcactaaagcgaCATggttttcagatagagatgaagagataaaagcaaataataagaaataatccgcctccaacaacaattgcacatgagatgagacttttgcgccgtttcttcttcttttgttccaaatgactccaaagtacctaaaactcaaaatgaaacataagatacaaaatttacaagaaaacttagaaaAGAATGCATAAACAATAAGAGGTTTAAAGTTAGAATGTGTAACCTAATCATCCTTTTTAGGGACTGCTTCGTCCACTTCTTTCACTAAATCACGTTCATGGGACTCCGGTGATGCTGTCGGTTTCTCTATTTGCTTTCCACTTCGTATCTCAATAGAATTCACATTCTTTTTATGATTTAGTGGTTGCGAAGGAAGTTTTCCAGCTGCTTGTGCCTTGAGTTGATTCATATCATTAGCCAATTGACTAACTTGGTTTTGCACATCTCTCATAGCCATCTCGGATTTCTGCTGGAATTGGTTGAACCCTTGCATTGTCTTTGAAATCTCTTGCATATTTTGCATCATAAGAGTACCTTGAGTTTCTTGTTGTGGTCTTTGCATGAATTGGTACCCTCCTTGTTGATTGAAAGTAGGATTGGAAACTGCAGCTTGCTTTTTGGCGTAGATGAAATTAGGATGATCACGCCAACTCGGATTGTATGTGCTGGAATATAGGTCATATCTTGACCTTTGATGATTTTGGTACATAGCACTTGCTTGCTCAACTTCATCGGTGTATGATGGTATTACAGCCGCTGCTATTTGTTGCATCATCCTCTCCATGTTACCCATCCTGTATTCCAAATGTGAAGAGTCACCAACTTCATTCACTTTCcttaccattggttcacctcGAGTGTAGAATTGTTGTGTGTTTGCAACCATGTTCTCCAACAAATTTGTAGCTTCCGCAATGGTCTTGTTGGtagtgcaccaccacttgcagcATCAATCAAATTTCTCTCATTAGACAGCAATccctcatagaagtattgaataACGAGTTGATCACTaatttggtggtgtggacagctagcTAAAAGTTTCTTGTACCGCTCCCAATACTCATAGAGAGTCTCTCCGGATACTTGTCTAATACCATAAATCTTCTTGCGAATCACTGCTTCTTTTGATGCTGGAAAATACTTCTCAAGGAATAacttcttcatcccattccatgtggttATACTTCCA encodes:
- the LOC113350036 gene encoding uncharacterized protein LOC113350036, which gives rise to MVANTQQFYTRGEPMVRKVNEVGDSSHLEYRMGNMERMMQQIAAAVIPSYTDEVEQASAMYQNHQRSRYDLYSSTYNPSWRDHPNFIYAKKQAAVSNPTFNQQGGYQFMQRPQQETQGTLMMQNMQEISKTMQGFNQFQQKSEMAMRDVQNQVSQLANDMNQLKAQAAGKLPSQPLNHKKNVNSIEIRSGKQIEKPTASPESHERDLVKEVDEAVPKKDD